The following proteins come from a genomic window of Bradyrhizobium paxllaeri:
- the fba gene encoding class II fructose-bisphosphate aldolase (catalyzes the reversible aldol condensation of dihydroxyacetonephosphate and glyceraldehyde 3-phosphate in the Calvin cycle, glycolysis, and/or gluconeogenesis), whose product MARITLRQLLDHAAEHDYGVPAFNINNMEQALAIMEAASSLDAPVIIQASRGARSYANDVMLKHMMDAVTEIYPQIPVCVHLDHGNEPATCMTAIQAGFTSVMMDGSLKADGKTPGDWDYNVGVTRTVTDMAHLGGISVEGELGVLGSLETGMGDKEDGHGAEGKLSHDQLLTNPDEAVKFVKETKVDALAIAMGTSHGAYKFTRKPDGDILAMNVIEEIHRKLPNTHLVMHGSSSVPQDLQEIINANGGKMKPTWGVPVSEIQRGIKNGVRKINIDTDNRMAMTGQIRKVLKDNPEEFDPRKYLKPAMEAMAKLCKQRLQEFNTAGQASKIKKVLTTAEMAKRYTKGELDPRIA is encoded by the coding sequence GTGTGCCGGCGTTCAACATCAACAACATGGAGCAGGCGCTGGCCATCATGGAGGCCGCCTCCTCGCTCGATGCGCCCGTCATCATCCAGGCTTCGCGTGGCGCGCGCTCCTACGCCAATGACGTCATGCTCAAGCACATGATGGACGCCGTCACTGAAATCTATCCGCAGATCCCGGTCTGCGTGCATCTCGATCACGGCAACGAGCCGGCGACCTGCATGACCGCGATCCAGGCCGGCTTCACTTCCGTGATGATGGACGGCTCGCTGAAGGCCGACGGCAAAACCCCTGGCGACTGGGACTACAATGTCGGCGTGACCAGGACCGTCACCGACATGGCGCATCTCGGCGGCATCTCGGTGGAAGGCGAGCTTGGCGTGCTCGGCTCGCTCGAAACCGGCATGGGCGACAAGGAAGACGGTCACGGCGCCGAAGGAAAACTCTCGCACGACCAACTCCTCACGAACCCGGACGAAGCCGTGAAGTTCGTCAAGGAGACCAAGGTCGACGCGCTGGCGATCGCGATGGGCACCTCGCACGGCGCCTACAAGTTCACCCGCAAGCCTGATGGCGACATCCTCGCCATGAACGTGATCGAGGAGATCCATCGCAAGCTGCCGAACACGCATCTGGTGATGCACGGTTCGTCCTCGGTGCCGCAGGACCTGCAGGAAATCATCAATGCCAATGGCGGCAAGATGAAGCCGACCTGGGGCGTGCCGGTGTCCGAAATCCAGCGCGGCATCAAGAACGGCGTGCGCAAGATCAACATCGACACCGACAACCGCATGGCGATGACCGGTCAGATCCGGAAAGTCCTGAAGGACAATCCGGAAGAGTTCGATCCGCGCAAATATTTGAAGCCGGCGATGGAAGCCATGGCCAAGCTGTGCAAGCAGCGGCTGCAGGAGTTCAATACCGCAGGGCAAGCCAGCAAGATCAAGAAGGTGCTGACGACGGCCGAAATGGCCAAGCGCTACACCAAGGGTGAACTGGATCCCAGGATTGCTTAA
- a CDS encoding class I fructose-bisphosphate aldolase yields MNLADLNKVALAMVTPGKGILAADESSGTIKKRFDAIKVESTEENRRDYREMLFRSTEAMSKYVSGVILYDETIWQNAKDGTPLVKLIEQSGAIPGIKVDEGTQALPQCPGELVTVGLDKLAERLKKYYERGARFAKWRAVIDIGAGIPSMTAISVNAHALARYAALCQAAQIVPIVEPEVLMDGDHDIDRCYDVTQRVLNKTFQELRVQRVELEGMVLKPNMAISGKKCAKQASTDEVAEKTVRMLKACVPAAVPGIAFLSGGQSDEEATAHLDAMNRIGGLPWKLTFSYGRALQAAPQKAWSGKAENVAAGQRAFTHRARMNALASKGEWETGLEKKVA; encoded by the coding sequence ATGAATCTTGCTGACCTCAACAAGGTTGCCCTCGCCATGGTCACCCCAGGCAAGGGCATTCTCGCCGCCGACGAATCCTCTGGCACGATCAAGAAGCGTTTCGACGCGATCAAGGTCGAATCGACCGAGGAGAACCGCCGCGACTATCGCGAGATGCTGTTCCGCTCCACCGAGGCGATGAGCAAGTACGTCTCGGGTGTGATCCTCTATGACGAGACCATATGGCAGAATGCCAAGGACGGCACGCCGCTGGTCAAGCTGATCGAGCAGTCCGGCGCCATTCCCGGCATCAAGGTCGACGAAGGCACGCAAGCGCTGCCGCAGTGCCCGGGCGAGCTCGTCACCGTCGGCCTCGACAAGCTCGCCGAGCGCCTGAAAAAATATTACGAACGCGGCGCGCGCTTCGCCAAATGGCGTGCGGTGATCGATATCGGTGCGGGCATTCCCAGCATGACCGCGATCAGCGTCAACGCACATGCGCTGGCGCGCTATGCGGCGCTGTGCCAGGCGGCACAGATCGTGCCGATCGTCGAGCCGGAAGTTTTGATGGACGGCGATCACGACATCGACCGCTGCTATGACGTGACCCAGCGCGTGCTGAACAAGACGTTCCAGGAACTGCGGGTACAGCGCGTCGAACTTGAAGGCATGGTGCTGAAACCCAACATGGCCATCTCGGGCAAGAAGTGCGCGAAGCAGGCTTCCACTGACGAAGTCGCGGAGAAGACCGTGCGCATGCTGAAGGCCTGCGTGCCCGCGGCCGTGCCGGGCATCGCCTTCCTCTCCGGCGGACAATCCGACGAGGAAGCCACCGCGCATCTCGACGCCATGAACCGGATCGGCGGCCTGCCGTGGAAACTCACCTTCTCCTATGGCCGCGCGCTGCAGGCAGCGCCGCAAAAGGCGTGGTCCGGCAAGGCCGAGAACGTCGCCGCGGGCCAGCGCGCGTTCACGCACCGTGCGCGGATGAATGCGCTGGCGAGCAAGGGCGAGTGGGAAACCGGCCTGGAAAAGAAGGTCGCCTAG
- a CDS encoding thiamine phosphate synthase codes for MAAKPPPPRPAPRLYLATPEVDDPSELASQLPELLAAADVAAVLLRLKQTDQKTMTSRVKALAPAIQNAGAALLLDGHVELVARAGADGAHLNGIAALDDAFPSLKPDRIAGVGGLATRHDSMAAGEAGADYVLFGEPDAGGQRPSMEAIAERLQWWDELFEPPCVGFAASREEAFEFASAGADFVLVGDFIWADPRGAKAALIDAAQAIAEGYEATFGKANPGAEQAGHG; via the coding sequence TTGGCCGCTAAACCTCCTCCGCCGCGCCCGGCGCCGCGACTCTATCTCGCGACGCCTGAAGTGGACGATCCGTCAGAGCTCGCAAGTCAGCTCCCCGAGCTGCTGGCCGCGGCCGACGTCGCGGCGGTGTTGCTGCGGCTGAAGCAGACCGATCAAAAGACCATGACCTCCCGCGTGAAAGCGCTGGCGCCGGCAATCCAGAATGCCGGCGCGGCGCTGCTGCTCGACGGCCATGTCGAACTGGTGGCGCGCGCTGGCGCCGACGGCGCGCACCTGAACGGCATTGCCGCGCTGGATGATGCTTTCCCGTCGCTGAAGCCGGATCGCATTGCCGGCGTCGGCGGGCTTGCCACGCGGCACGATTCGATGGCCGCGGGCGAAGCGGGCGCCGATTACGTGCTGTTCGGCGAGCCCGATGCCGGGGGACAGCGGCCCTCGATGGAAGCGATTGCCGAGCGGCTGCAATGGTGGGACGAACTGTTCGAACCGCCCTGCGTCGGCTTTGCTGCCTCGCGCGAGGAGGCGTTCGAATTCGCGAGCGCCGGAGCGGACTTTGTGCTGGTCGGTGATTTCATCTGGGCGGACCCGCGCGGCGCCAAGGCAGCGCTGATCGATGCCGCGCAAGCGATCGCGGAAGGTTACGAAGCAACGTTCGGAAAGGCCAACCCCGGCGCCGAGCAGGCCGGGCACGGATAA
- a CDS encoding tetratricopeptide repeat protein, giving the protein MKLLRPILLLAGLSMTMAGASAQISLTPPAAQPPAASPPAAKKEAAPAPKQKAPPAAKQPTASPKPAAAPKPAATPTPFPSPAATFEDPNADLVYGAYQRGLYKTAFDLATTRAQYNGDPKAMTMLGELYANGLGVKRDYAKAAEWYQRAVDAGDREAMFALAMMRLSGRGGNTNREQAVKLLASSAKLGNSKAAYNLALLYLDGNTLPQDAKRAAELLRAAADAGNPEAQYALATFYKEGTGVPKDIEKAVRLLQAASLADNVDAEVEYAIALFNGTGTPKNQPAAVALLRKAARQNSPVAQNRLAWLLIYGVGAPLDKVEGFKWHLVAKTAGKGDPKLDELLSELSPEERAKAEAAARKWTGITGK; this is encoded by the coding sequence ATGAAACTGCTGCGTCCCATATTGCTGCTTGCCGGCCTCTCGATGACGATGGCCGGCGCCTCCGCGCAGATCTCGCTGACGCCGCCTGCGGCGCAGCCGCCGGCCGCAAGCCCACCGGCTGCGAAAAAGGAAGCGGCCCCCGCGCCCAAGCAAAAGGCCCCGCCGGCCGCCAAGCAGCCTACCGCGTCGCCAAAGCCGGCCGCGGCGCCCAAACCGGCGGCCACGCCGACGCCCTTCCCCTCGCCGGCGGCCACCTTCGAGGACCCGAACGCCGACCTCGTCTATGGCGCCTATCAGCGCGGCCTCTACAAGACCGCGTTCGATCTCGCGACCACGCGCGCGCAATACAACGGCGACCCCAAGGCGATGACGATGCTGGGCGAGCTCTATGCCAACGGGCTCGGCGTCAAGCGCGACTATGCCAAGGCCGCTGAGTGGTACCAGCGCGCGGTGGACGCCGGCGACCGCGAGGCGATGTTCGCGCTCGCCATGATGCGGCTGTCCGGCCGCGGCGGTAACACCAATCGCGAGCAGGCGGTGAAGCTGCTGGCCTCCTCCGCCAAGCTCGGCAACTCCAAGGCGGCCTACAATCTGGCGCTGCTCTATCTCGACGGCAACACGCTGCCGCAGGACGCCAAGCGCGCCGCCGAGTTGCTGCGCGCCGCGGCCGACGCCGGCAACCCGGAAGCGCAATACGCGCTCGCGACCTTCTACAAGGAAGGCACCGGGGTGCCGAAGGACATCGAGAAAGCAGTGCGGCTGCTGCAAGCGGCTTCGCTCGCCGACAATGTCGACGCCGAGGTCGAGTACGCGATCGCGCTGTTCAACGGCACCGGCACGCCGAAGAACCAGCCGGCCGCGGTCGCGCTCTTGCGCAAGGCCGCCCGGCAAAACAGCCCGGTCGCGCAAAACCGGCTGGCCTGGCTGTTGATCTATGGCGTGGGCGCGCCCCTGGACAAGGTCGAGGGCTTCAAATGGCATCTCGTTGCCAAGACGGCCGGCAAGGGTGACCCCAAGCTGGACGAATTGCTTTCCGAGCTCAGCCCCGAGGAACGCGCCAAGGCCGAGGCGGCGGCGCGCAAATGGACCGGCATCACCGGCAAATGA
- a CDS encoding inositol monophosphatase family protein — protein sequence MLYSALINVMVKAARRAGRSLKRDLGEIEHLQVSLKGPANFVTKADKRAEEMLYEDLAKARPGYGFIGEEGGTREGADKTHTWIVDPLDGTTNFLHGIPQFAISIGLAREGTIIAGVIYNPANDELYIAERGKGAFLNDQRLRVAGRRQLDECVIACGLPHIGRGDHQLALKEMAVLQNKVAGFRRFGAASLDLAFVAAGRLDGYWERNLSPWDIAAGQIMVREAGGTISDIGGKDDALKTGHVVCGNEFVHGELVRILGPLDR from the coding sequence ATGCTCTACTCAGCCCTTATCAACGTCATGGTGAAAGCCGCGCGCCGCGCCGGCCGCAGCCTCAAGCGCGACCTCGGCGAGATCGAGCACCTGCAGGTGTCGCTGAAGGGACCGGCGAACTTCGTCACCAAGGCCGACAAGCGCGCCGAGGAAATGCTGTACGAGGACCTCGCCAAGGCGCGCCCGGGCTATGGTTTCATCGGCGAGGAAGGCGGCACGCGCGAGGGCGCCGACAAGACCCACACCTGGATCGTCGACCCGCTCGACGGCACCACCAACTTCCTGCACGGCATCCCGCAATTCGCGATCTCGATCGGCCTCGCGCGCGAGGGCACGATCATCGCCGGCGTGATCTACAATCCCGCCAATGATGAGCTCTATATCGCCGAGCGCGGCAAGGGTGCGTTCCTCAACGACCAGCGGCTGCGCGTCGCCGGCCGCCGCCAGCTCGACGAATGCGTCATCGCCTGCGGCCTGCCGCATATCGGCCGCGGCGACCATCAACTGGCGCTGAAGGAAATGGCCGTGCTGCAAAACAAGGTTGCCGGCTTCCGCCGCTTCGGCGCCGCCTCCCTCGACCTCGCCTTCGTCGCCGCCGGCCGCCTCGACGGCTACTGGGAACGCAATTTGTCGCCGTGGGATATCGCGGCCGGGCAGATCATGGTGCGGGAAGCCGGCGGGACGATTTCAGACATCGGCGGCAAGGACGATGCGCTGAAGACCGGACATGTGGTGTGCGGCAATGAATTCGTGCACGGGGAGCTGGTGAGGATATTGGGGCCGCTGGACAGGTAG
- a CDS encoding ArsR/SmtB family transcription factor yields the protein MAKDSVQLAALGDSTRRRIFELVGARPRTVAELTRELTVSQSAVSQHLKVLRESRLVRAEPKGASNIYHIDPAGLGQMRAWLDRFWSSTLAAYKVAVEKSVED from the coding sequence ATGGCTAAAGACAGCGTGCAGTTGGCCGCTCTGGGCGATTCCACTCGCAGACGAATTTTCGAGCTGGTGGGCGCGCGGCCTCGCACTGTCGCTGAACTCACTCGAGAGCTGACGGTCTCGCAGTCAGCCGTCTCCCAGCATCTGAAGGTGCTGCGCGAATCTCGCTTGGTTCGTGCCGAGCCAAAGGGGGCCAGCAACATTTATCACATCGATCCAGCGGGGCTCGGCCAGATGCGCGCCTGGCTTGACCGGTTCTGGAGCAGCACACTGGCAGCCTACAAAGTAGCCGTCGAAAAATCAGTGGAGGACTAG